In the Blautia coccoides genome, TAAATCACCGTATTGCAGTTCCTGTCCAGGGTCTATTTTTCTTGGCCTGCGGCCAATACTGCGTATTCTCGCCATCAGTTCCTCGAAAGCGATCGGTTTTACCAGATAGTCGTCTGCACCGCAGTCTAGACCCTGTACCCGCTCCATAACTTCCCCCAGGGCAGTGACCAGGATCACCGGTGTGCTGTAACCCTCTTTCCGAAGCTGGCTTAAGACCTCTGTCCCGGACAGGGACGGAAGCATACGGTCCAGCAAGATCAGATCGTGTGCGTTTTCTCTTGCAATTGCCAGGCCGTCTCTGCCGTCATGGCAGCAGTCCGCACAGATTCCCTCTTTTTTCAGCCGATAGGCAAGTGTCCGGCAGAGTTGTGTATCATCCTCTATGATCAGAATCCTCATAGCTCATATTTCCCCTTTCGTATCCAGCCAGTTTTCGCGCTGCAGTGAACGCTGGTAATGCTGAAACTATGCTAAGTATACCATTTTGCATCACTGTAAAAAACCGTTTTCTGAGAATTAGAGGTAAATTAGAGATTGAATAGATGTAACATAGAGGTTTGCCGTGTTATACTGATTTTTGTAAAAAGACCGGTCTTACAGGGAGTATTGAGAGAAAGGATAGATGAAAATGAACAGAAAGAAGAGATGGAAACAGGGGTTTTTAGCTGTACTCATTATGAGCCTCATACTTACTCTTATCTCATGTGGAAAAGAGCAGGTAAATAAAGAGAAGGATACAGGCAGTAAAAGCACAGCAAAAGGCCGCTACACAGAACAGGAAATAAACTTTAACGACACGGATATTTTAAAGCCGGCTAACCAGGGCAGCGACAACGCCGACTCACGTATATCAAGTGAGATTCTTTTGGCCATGAAGGGGCTGGATGACGGAACATTGAGAATTGCTGCCAGAACAGGAATCTTTGACTCCTCTGACAAAGGAGGAAGCTGGAAGCCCTGGGCTGGAATCCCACAGGAATTGACAGATGATCTGATTTCCGAAGAGGGTATCGAGTTTATTGCCATATCGGGCAAAGGAACGCTTTTTTATGCCGCAGGAGGAGAATATAAAATGGTTGAGGCAGACGGAAGTATCCGCGCTGTCAATCCTGAGCTCCCACCAAAGGACACAGAGGGATCCGGTATGGTAAATTCAGTGAGATATGCCGTATTTACAGATTCTGGCGATATTCTGTGCCAGGATGAAAATAATATCTATCTGCTGGACGGTGTATCCCTTTCCCTGAAGCACACCTACGGCCAGGAAACAGCCGAGGGGCAGGATGTTCAGGGTATGGCCATGTACGCCTGCGCCGGTGACAGACTCTTTGAATTCAGCAGTGATATCCGTGTTACGGATGACGGTTCTATCAAATATGAAAATATAAAGGCTGTCTCATATGATCTGCAGACCCAGGAATCTGCAAAAGAGCAGGAGGCCCTCAATAATTTTCTCCAGGATGAATTTCTGAATTCTTCTGTGCTGTCAGGTGCCGATGGAAAATCCCTGTATTTTATCAGCCAGTCCGGTATTTACCGCTATATGACAGACGGAACCGCAGTGGAGAAGATTTTCAACGGCTCTATGGGCAGATGAACAGTAATACCTTCTTTGCGAACAAAGCCACTGTGTTGACAGATGGAACTATTTTTATTCCGTATCATATAAATGAGCAGGAGCGCCTGTTTTGTTACAGCTTTGACCCTGAGGCTTCACTTCGGCCGGAGCATACGATCACTGTGTATTCTCTCTATGATAACCTGAATATCCGTAAGCTTATTACAGAATTTCAGAGTCAGCACTCTGATGTGATGGTGGAATACGAAACGGGTATGACAGGCGAAGATGCCGTAACAAGATCCGATGCACTGAAAACTTTGAATACGAATATTATGGCCGGTGAGGGACCGGATGTCTTAATACTGGACGGCCTGCCCATCTCTTCTTATATAGAAAAAGGCCTTCTCATGGATATTGGGGATCTGGTGGAAGAAGCCGACAAGGCGGAGGGACTCTTTGGCAATATCGTCAATGCCTATAAAACAGACGGCTCACTCCTTGCAGTGCCAACTAGTTTTTCCATACCGGTTCTCATAGGCAGGCAGTCCGCCCTGGAAGAGATCAACAGTCTGGAGGAACTGGCATTGGCAGCGGAAAAGGACAGGGAAAACAGCCCTGAAAACAGCCATATACTTGGCAGCATGACCAATTCCACCCTTTTGCTGACGCTGATTTCTTCCTCCTCCCCATCCTGGGTGACAGAGGAGGGAACTCTGGACAAAAAAGCACTGACCGATTTCTTTGAAAATGCGAAAAGAATTGCCGCTGCACAAAATGCCCCGGACAATATGGAATACTCTGACACAGAATCACAGCCGCTGGAGTTGTCTCCCTTTATGACAAGCGCACATCTCAACACCTTAGAGATGGGGTATACAAACTCCTATATGACCATCAGCAACCTTATGAGTGCGGAAGGCCTGTCACATATCCTTTCCATGGCAAAATATCTTGGAGGCGGGGGATATAAAAGCACACCGGGTCAATCTGAACATGTATTTATCCCATTGTCACCTGTGGGAATCAGTTCAAAAACCGACAATGAGGAAACAGCCGGAGAATTCGTAAGTTATCTTTTAACAGAGGGGCAGCACAGTTCTTCCATATCTTCCTGGCCGGTAAACCGCACAGCCTTTGCCGGCAGACAGGAACTTCCCTCTAATTTCCCGGTGGGAATGACCCACATGGAAAGCGATGTGGATGGGAGCGGGTTCGATTTAGAGATCATTCCGCCCGCCAAAGAGGATTATGACGCCCTGCAGGATATGATCGGAACCCTGACAACCCCGGCTGTCACAGATGATATCATAAACAGGACTGTTATGACAGAAGGGCTAAAATGTCTTTCCCAAGAGACTTCCGTTTCCGATACGGTGGATGCCATTCTGAAAAAAGTGAATCTCTACCTGGCGGAGTGATTTATCTATGGAGCGAAAAAAACATGCCCTGACAGGAATTTTATTTCTACTACCAAGCCTTGCCGGAGTCTCTGTCTTTGTCCTCATCCCTTTTCTGGATGTAACACTTCGTTCCTTCCAGAATGCAGTCACAAGGTCATGGGTGGGTTTGGACAATTACCGTGTTTTGTTCCAAACCCCGGCTTTCCGGCTGGCAGCAAGGAATACCTTGCGCTTCACCGGCATCTGTATTCCTATTCTCATCTGCGTGTCACTTTTCATCAGTGTTTTTCTGCAGCGGCAGAAAAG is a window encoding:
- a CDS encoding response regulator transcription factor encodes the protein MRILIIEDDTQLCRTLAYRLKKEGICADCCHDGRDGLAIARENAHDLILLDRMLPSLSGTEVLSQLRKEGYSTPVILVTALGEVMERVQGLDCGADDYLVKPIAFEELMARIRSIGRRPRKIDPGQELQYGDLFFNVQSKELSCKEAACRLSRTEGDLMEVFLKNPGQVLARKSIVTKVWGIDTEIEDGNLDNFIHFLRRRLKSVGSALSIRTIRGVGYSLEE
- a CDS encoding ABC transporter substrate-binding protein, which gives rise to MNSNTFFANKATVLTDGTIFIPYHINEQERLFCYSFDPEASLRPEHTITVYSLYDNLNIRKLITEFQSQHSDVMVEYETGMTGEDAVTRSDALKTLNTNIMAGEGPDVLILDGLPISSYIEKGLLMDIGDLVEEADKAEGLFGNIVNAYKTDGSLLAVPTSFSIPVLIGRQSALEEINSLEELALAAEKDRENSPENSHILGSMTNSTLLLTLISSSSPSWVTEEGTLDKKALTDFFENAKRIAAAQNAPDNMEYSDTESQPLELSPFMTSAHLNTLEMGYTNSYMTISNLMSAEGLSHILSMAKYLGGGGYKSTPGQSEHVFIPLSPVGISSKTDNEETAGEFVSYLLTEGQHSSSISSWPVNRTAFAGRQELPSNFPVGMTHMESDVDGSGFDLEIIPPAKEDYDALQDMIGTLTTPAVTDDIINRTVMTEGLKCLSQETSVSDTVDAILKKVNLYLAE